The following are encoded in a window of Alphaproteobacteria bacterium genomic DNA:
- a CDS encoding 1-deoxy-D-xylulose-5-phosphate reductoisomerase, producing the protein MKRVTILGSTGSVGCSTVDLLARHPERYEVEALTANANVDLLAEQARRLHAKLAVVADEGRYADLKRALDGSGIAAASGAEGLREAAARPAQWVMAAIVGFAGLPPILVAAERGATIALANKEALVCAGGLLMDAVRRGGGTLMPVDSEHNAIFQCLEDRNRDRVERLILTASGGPFRNWSLAEMAAATPAQAVKHPNWDMGAKISIDSATMMNKGLELIEANILFGVAPERIEIVIHPQSVIHSMVAYSDGSVLAQLGTPDMRTPIAHALAWPERIETPSERLDFRTLQALTFEVPDIERFPALRLAREALQTGGISTTIMNAANEIAVGSFIASEIGFLDIARIVEDVRAGLGKRLTLAGDCVDFAALRDVDEEARSEARAMCAARRYGA; encoded by the coding sequence ATGAAACGGGTCACCATCCTCGGCTCCACCGGCTCGGTCGGCTGCAGCACGGTCGACCTGCTGGCGCGCCATCCCGAGCGCTACGAGGTCGAGGCGCTGACCGCCAACGCGAATGTCGATCTGCTGGCCGAGCAGGCGCGTCGGCTGCACGCGAAGCTGGCGGTGGTCGCCGACGAGGGTCGCTACGCCGATCTGAAGAGAGCGCTCGACGGCTCGGGTATCGCCGCCGCCAGCGGCGCCGAAGGGCTGCGTGAAGCCGCGGCGCGGCCCGCGCAATGGGTGATGGCTGCGATCGTCGGCTTCGCCGGCCTGCCGCCGATCCTGGTCGCCGCCGAGCGTGGCGCCACCATCGCCCTGGCCAACAAGGAAGCCCTGGTCTGCGCCGGCGGCCTGCTGATGGACGCGGTGCGACGTGGCGGCGGCACCCTGATGCCGGTCGACAGCGAGCACAACGCGATCTTCCAGTGCCTCGAGGATCGCAACCGCGACCGGGTGGAGCGGCTGATCCTGACCGCCTCGGGCGGGCCGTTCCGCAACTGGTCGCTGGCCGAGATGGCGGCGGCCACACCAGCGCAGGCGGTCAAGCATCCCAACTGGGACATGGGCGCCAAGATTTCGATCGATTCGGCGACCATGATGAACAAGGGCCTCGAGCTGATCGAGGCCAACATCCTGTTCGGGGTCGCCCCCGAACGCATCGAGATCGTCATCCACCCGCAATCGGTGATCCATTCGATGGTCGCCTACAGCGACGGCTCAGTCCTGGCCCAGCTCGGCACGCCCGACATGCGCACGCCCATTGCGCATGCGCTGGCCTGGCCGGAGCGCATCGAGACGCCCTCGGAGCGGCTGGATTTCCGCACGTTGCAGGCACTGACCTTTGAAGTCCCTGATATTGAACGGTTTCCCGCCCTGAGACTGGCACGAGAAGCCTTGCAAACTGGCGGGATTTCAACCACGATAATGAATGCTGCCAATGAGATAGCGGTTGGTTCTTTTATTGCGTCTGAGATCGGTTTCTTGGATATCGCACGGATAGTGGAAGATGTTCGTGCCGGGTTGGGAAAAAGACTGACGCTTGCCGGCGACTGCGTCGATTTCGCCGCGTTGCGAGACGTCGATGAGGAAGCCAGAAGCGAGGCCAGGGCTATGTGCGCAGCGCGCCGCTATGGGGCCTGA
- the rseP gene encoding RIP metalloprotease RseP codes for MDFFGFITNNILTFIVIMTVLVFVHEWGHYWVGVRNGIKAEVFSVGFGREIWGWTSPKTGTRWKISILPLGGYVKFLGDSNPTGAGAADGRLNAEERKRAFHNQPLAVRTAVVAAGPVANLLLAVVLMFVLLMTFGRPFTPPQIVVPAGTGPAAAAGLRTGDVVTEIAGRNVASFEDIIGTAQLYPGVPIAIVFTRDGKSYHRSITPAPRLLVDRFRNEHRLGDLGVDSVQALPIVGRVFPGSAAEQAGLHSGDRILEVEGTHIAYFMDIPQIIRQRAGQPTKIRIERNGEVIELTALPVAEQIRQADGTTRTEGRLGFSSPLASQVKRFGPLEAAGQSVVEVWHMSGTIYTVLKQIVLGLRPANEIGGPVRIAKTAGEVAQIGWGAILYFMIGLSVTLGVFNLLPVPMLDGGHLLFYAIEWVRGRPLSERTQEIGFRIGLAAMGGLMVFATYNDIVLIVTRLLTL; via the coding sequence ATGGATTTCTTCGGGTTCATCACCAACAACATCCTCACGTTCATCGTGATCATGACGGTGCTCGTGTTCGTCCACGAGTGGGGCCACTACTGGGTCGGCGTGCGCAACGGCATCAAGGCGGAGGTGTTCTCCGTCGGCTTCGGCCGCGAGATCTGGGGCTGGACCAGCCCAAAAACCGGTACACGTTGGAAGATCTCGATCCTGCCGCTGGGCGGCTACGTCAAGTTCCTGGGCGACAGCAATCCAACCGGCGCCGGCGCGGCTGATGGCCGGCTGAACGCCGAGGAGCGCAAGCGCGCCTTCCACAATCAGCCGCTGGCCGTACGCACCGCCGTGGTTGCGGCGGGGCCGGTGGCCAATCTGCTGCTGGCCGTCGTGCTGATGTTCGTGCTGCTGATGACCTTCGGCCGGCCCTTCACGCCGCCGCAGATCGTCGTGCCGGCCGGCACCGGCCCGGCCGCCGCGGCCGGCCTGCGTACCGGCGACGTGGTGACGGAGATCGCCGGGCGCAACGTCGCCAGCTTCGAGGACATCATCGGCACGGCGCAGCTTTATCCCGGCGTGCCGATCGCCATCGTCTTCACGCGCGACGGCAAGAGCTACCACCGCTCGATCACGCCGGCGCCTCGGCTGCTGGTCGACCGCTTCAGGAACGAGCACCGCCTGGGCGACCTTGGCGTCGACAGCGTGCAGGCGCTGCCGATCGTCGGCCGCGTCTTTCCGGGCAGCGCCGCGGAGCAGGCCGGCCTGCACAGCGGCGACCGCATCCTCGAGGTCGAGGGCACGCACATTGCGTACTTCATGGACATTCCGCAGATCATCCGTCAGCGCGCCGGCCAGCCGACGAAGATCCGGATCGAGCGCAACGGCGAGGTCATCGAGCTCACGGCATTGCCGGTGGCCGAGCAGATCCGCCAGGCCGACGGCACAACGCGCACCGAGGGCCGGCTGGGCTTCTCCAGCCCGCTCGCCTCGCAGGTCAAGCGCTTCGGTCCGCTCGAGGCGGCCGGCCAGTCGGTGGTCGAGGTCTGGCACATGTCGGGCACCATCTACACGGTGCTCAAGCAGATCGTGCTCGGCCTGCGGCCGGCCAACGAGATCGGCGGGCCGGTGCGCATCGCCAAGACGGCCGGCGAGGTCGCGCAGATCGGCTGGGGCGCCATCCTCTACTTCATGATCGGCCTGTCGGTGACTTTGGGTGTGTTCAACCTGTTGCCGGTGCCGATGCTCGACGGCGGCCACCTGCTGTTCTACGCCATCGAATGGGTGCGCGGCCGGCCGCTCAGCGAGCGAACCCAGGAGATCGGCTTCAGGATCGGCCTGGCGGCGATGGGCGGCCTGATGGTCTTCGCGACGTACAACGACATCGTGCTGATCGTCACGCGGCTGCTGACCCTCTAA
- the bamA gene encoding outer membrane protein assembly factor BamA, protein MRSLLALALVLAGYSAVPALAQRGPTITQVQVSGNSRVEPDTIRSYITIREGQPFDPAEADRSLKALFQTGLFADVSVQRDGGTLLVKVVENPIINRVQFEGNRRVEDDTLRQEIASKPRTVFTRARVQSDVRRMLEVYRRGGRFNAAIEPKIIRLDQNRVDLVFEIFEGSITTISRISFVGNEKFSDGRLREQIRSVEAAWFRFLTSDDRYDPDRINFDKEMLRKFYLSEGYADFRVVSSVAELTPKRDHFFVTFTIQEGERYKFGKLEINSRFEALDSSTLKAMIVSREGDWYDADEVEATVNAITEAVGTLGYAFVDVRPNVRRNKDTKTIDITFDVQEGPRVYVERINIGGNVRTLDKVIRREFRLAEGDAFNAAKLRRSQERLRALGYFEKVDITNQQGSAQDKTVINVNVVEQSTGEISFGAGYSTSAGVLGDITVRERNLLGAGQDLRLGLSLGTRQTQIDLSFTEPYFLDRNLAAGFDIFRIGRDLQESSSFDERTIGAALRLGYALSEHTRQTFKYSFKYDEIFNVQANASPFIRRQAGRTYTSELGTVITWDRRNDRLLPTKGWVVRWTTELGGLGGTEHYLRNRADAAIHFPIATDFVLSFMASGGAVFGIRDDVKISQRFFLGGDTFRGFQIAGIGPRDGNDSLGGKYFYTATGEISFPLGLPKELQIVGKGFIEVGSLWGTDDVGATIRDTSAPRVVAGIGIQWVSPFGPLRMDYSFPIKYQPFDNRQRFNFSFGTRF, encoded by the coding sequence CTGCGAAGCCTTCTCGCCCTGGCGCTCGTGCTGGCCGGCTATTCGGCGGTGCCGGCACTGGCCCAGCGCGGGCCGACCATCACCCAGGTGCAAGTCTCCGGCAACAGCCGCGTCGAGCCCGACACCATCCGCTCGTACATCACGATCCGCGAGGGCCAGCCCTTCGACCCGGCCGAGGCTGACAGGTCGCTCAAGGCGCTGTTCCAGACCGGCCTGTTCGCCGACGTCAGCGTCCAACGCGACGGCGGCACCCTGTTGGTCAAGGTGGTCGAGAACCCGATCATCAATCGCGTGCAGTTCGAAGGCAACCGGCGGGTCGAGGACGACACCCTGCGCCAGGAGATCGCTTCGAAGCCGCGTACGGTCTTCACCCGCGCCAGGGTCCAGTCCGATGTCCGGCGCATGCTGGAGGTCTACCGCAGGGGTGGCCGCTTCAACGCCGCGATCGAGCCCAAGATCATCCGGCTCGATCAGAACCGCGTCGACCTGGTGTTCGAGATCTTCGAAGGCAGCATCACGACCATCAGCCGCATCAGCTTCGTCGGCAACGAGAAGTTCAGCGACGGCAGGCTGCGCGAGCAGATCCGCTCGGTCGAGGCGGCATGGTTCCGCTTCCTGACCTCCGATGATCGCTACGATCCCGACCGCATCAACTTCGACAAGGAGATGCTGCGCAAGTTCTACCTGTCGGAGGGCTACGCCGATTTTCGCGTCGTGTCCTCGGTCGCCGAGCTGACGCCGAAGAGGGACCATTTCTTCGTCACCTTCACGATCCAGGAGGGTGAGCGCTACAAATTCGGCAAGCTCGAGATCAATTCGCGCTTCGAGGCACTCGATTCCAGCACGCTGAAGGCGATGATCGTCTCGCGCGAGGGCGACTGGTATGACGCCGACGAGGTCGAGGCCACAGTCAATGCCATCACGGAGGCGGTCGGCACGCTGGGCTACGCCTTTGTCGACGTGCGTCCCAACGTCCGCCGCAACAAGGACACGAAGACGATCGACATCACCTTCGACGTGCAGGAAGGCCCGCGCGTCTACGTCGAGCGCATCAACATCGGCGGCAATGTGCGGACGCTGGACAAGGTGATCCGGCGTGAGTTCCGTCTTGCCGAGGGCGATGCCTTCAATGCCGCCAAGCTGCGCCGCTCGCAGGAGCGCCTGCGTGCGCTCGGCTACTTCGAGAAGGTCGACATCACCAACCAGCAGGGCTCGGCCCAGGACAAGACGGTCATCAACGTCAATGTCGTCGAGCAAAGCACCGGCGAGATCTCGTTCGGCGCCGGCTACTCGACGTCGGCGGGCGTCCTGGGCGACATCACGGTGCGCGAACGCAACCTGCTGGGCGCGGGTCAGGACCTGCGGCTGGGCCTGTCGCTCGGCACGCGCCAGACGCAGATCGACCTCAGCTTCACCGAGCCGTACTTTCTCGACCGGAATCTGGCGGCGGGCTTCGACATCTTCCGCATCGGGCGCGACCTTCAGGAAAGCAGCTCGTTTGACGAGCGAACCATCGGCGCCGCGCTGCGCCTCGGCTACGCACTGAGCGAGCACACGCGGCAGACGTTCAAGTACTCGTTCAAGTACGACGAGATTTTCAACGTCCAGGCCAATGCCTCGCCGTTCATCCGGCGACAGGCAGGCAGGACCTATACCTCCGAGCTGGGCACGGTGATCACCTGGGATCGCCGCAACGACCGCCTGCTGCCGACCAAGGGCTGGGTGGTGCGCTGGACGACGGAGCTCGGCGGCCTGGGCGGCACCGAGCACTATCTGCGCAACCGCGCCGACGCGGCGATCCATTTCCCGATCGCCACCGATTTCGTGCTGTCGTTCATGGCCTCGGGGGGCGCCGTCTTCGGCATCCGCGACGACGTGAAGATTTCGCAGCGCTTCTTCCTTGGCGGCGATACGTTTCGCGGCTTCCAGATCGCCGGCATCGGCCCGCGCGACGGCAACGACTCGCTGGGCGGCAAGTACTTCTACACGGCGACGGGCGAGATCAGCTTCCCGCTCGGCCTGCCAAAGGAACTGCAGATCGTCGGCAAGGGCTTCATCGAGGTCGGCAGCCTGTGGGGCACCGACGATGTCGGCGCGACGATTCGTGATACCTCGGCACCGCGCGTGGTGGCCGGCATCGGCATACAGTGGGTCTCGCCCTTCGGCCCGCTGCGCATGGACTACTCTTTCCCGATCAAGTACCAGCCGTTCGACAACCGGCAGCGTTTCAACTTCAGCTTCGGCACCCGGTTCTGA
- the fabZ gene encoding 3-hydroxyacyl-ACP dehydratase FabZ, with the protein MTAMPSAVPTVIDVVDINRIMKMIPHRYPLLLVDRVIDLRLGESAIGIKNVSINEPFFQGHFPTDPVMPGVLIVESMAQTAAVLVVATLGAASEGKLVYFLSMDNVRFRKPVTPGDRIEIHVNKLQARQSVWKFEGKAVVDGKVAAEATFAAMIRGV; encoded by the coding sequence ATGACTGCGATGCCTTCAGCCGTTCCTACGGTGATCGACGTGGTGGATATCAACCGGATCATGAAGATGATCCCGCACCGCTATCCGCTGCTGCTCGTTGACCGCGTCATCGACCTCCGCCTGGGCGAAAGCGCGATCGGCATCAAGAACGTCTCGATCAACGAGCCGTTCTTCCAGGGCCATTTCCCGACCGATCCGGTGATGCCCGGCGTGCTGATCGTCGAATCGATGGCGCAGACGGCGGCGGTGCTCGTGGTGGCGACTCTCGGCGCGGCGTCCGAGGGCAAGCTGGTCTATTTTCTCTCGATGGACAATGTCCGCTTCCGCAAGCCCGTGACGCCTGGCGACCGCATCGAGATCCACGTCAACAAGCTGCAGGCGCGCCAGAGCGTGTGGAAGTTCGAGGGCAAGGCGGTGGTCGACGGCAAGGTGGCTGCCGAGGCGACGTTTGCGGCGATGATCCGCGGCGTCTAG
- the gloA gene encoding lactoylglutathione lyase gives MDGTSADTGYRMLHTMLRVGDLDRSIDFYTRLLGMKLLRKRDVPAGKYTLAFVGYGEETDSTVIELTYNYGKDSYDLGTAFGHLAIGMPDVYGACEKLAKEGVKIPRPAGPVQHGTTVIAFVEDPDGYKIELIQRA, from the coding sequence ATGGATGGCACGAGCGCCGATACCGGCTATCGCATGCTGCACACGATGCTTCGTGTCGGCGACCTCGACAGATCGATCGATTTCTACACCCGGCTGCTGGGCATGAAGCTCCTGCGCAAGCGTGACGTTCCCGCCGGAAAGTACACTCTGGCCTTCGTCGGCTACGGCGAGGAGACCGACAGCACTGTGATCGAGCTGACCTACAATTACGGTAAGGACAGCTACGACCTGGGCACCGCCTTCGGCCACCTCGCGATCGGCATGCCGGATGTCTACGGGGCGTGCGAGAAGCTGGCCAAGGAAGGGGTGAAGATCCCGCGCCCGGCCGGTCCGGTGCAGCACGGCACGACGGTGATCGCGTTCGTCGAGGATCCGGACGGCTACAAGATCGAGCTGATCCAGCGCGCGTAG
- the gltA gene encoding citrate (Si)-synthase: protein MSNTGTVTLTDDATGKSWKFPVMGGSIGPSVIDVRKLYGDTGYFTYDPGFTSTGSCESKITYIDGDKGVLLHRGYNIAELAEKSDFMELSYLLLNGELPNAQQKAKFTRDITMHTMLHEQISTFYRGFRRDAHPMAVCCGVVGALSAFYHDSLDINDPHQRMVASYRLIAKMPTIGAMAYKYSVGQPFMYPDNKLSYAGNFLRMMFGVPAEEYVMNPVVEKAMDRILMLHADHEQNASTSTVRLAGSSGANPFACIAAGIASLWGPSHGGANEAVLKMLQEIGGKDKIGPFLARVKDKADHTRLMGFGHRVYKNYDPRATVMRKSCHEVLASLGVGNDPLLELAMEMEEFALKDEYFISKKLYPNVDFYSGIIFRALGIPVSMFTVIFAIARTVGWISQWTEMIEDPQSKIGRPRQLYSGQTERPYLPLHSRK, encoded by the coding sequence ATGAGCAATACCGGCACCGTGACCCTTACGGATGACGCCACCGGCAAATCCTGGAAATTCCCGGTCATGGGGGGCTCGATCGGCCCCAGCGTGATCGACGTCCGCAAGCTCTACGGCGATACCGGCTACTTCACCTACGACCCCGGCTTCACCTCGACCGGCTCCTGCGAATCGAAGATCACATACATCGACGGCGACAAGGGCGTCCTGCTGCATCGCGGCTACAATATCGCCGAGCTGGCCGAGAAGAGCGACTTCATGGAGCTCTCCTACCTGCTGCTGAACGGCGAGCTGCCCAACGCCCAGCAGAAGGCCAAGTTCACGCGCGACATCACCATGCACACGATGCTGCATGAGCAGATCTCGACGTTCTATCGCGGCTTCAGGCGCGACGCGCATCCGATGGCGGTGTGCTGCGGCGTGGTCGGCGCGCTGTCGGCCTTCTATCACGACTCGCTGGACATCAACGACCCGCACCAGCGCATGGTCGCCTCCTACCGCCTGATCGCCAAGATGCCGACCATCGGCGCCATGGCCTACAAGTACTCGGTCGGCCAGCCCTTCATGTATCCCGACAACAAGCTGAGCTATGCCGGAAATTTCCTGCGCATGATGTTCGGCGTGCCGGCCGAGGAATATGTGATGAACCCCGTCGTCGAGAAGGCGATGGACCGCATCCTGATGCTGCACGCCGACCACGAGCAGAACGCCTCGACCTCGACGGTGAGGCTGGCCGGCTCGTCGGGCGCCAACCCGTTCGCCTGCATCGCCGCCGGCATCGCCTCGCTGTGGGGCCCCAGCCACGGCGGCGCCAACGAGGCCGTGCTGAAGATGCTCCAGGAGATCGGCGGCAAGGACAAGATCGGGCCGTTCCTGGCGCGCGTTAAGGACAAGGCGGACCACACCCGCCTGATGGGCTTCGGCCACCGTGTCTACAAGAACTACGACCCGCGCGCGACCGTGATGCGCAAGAGCTGCCACGAGGTGCTGGCCTCGCTCGGCGTCGGCAACGATCCGCTGCTCGAGCTCGCGATGGAGATGGAGGAATTCGCCCTCAAGGACGAGTACTTCATCTCCAAGAAGCTCTATCCCAACGTCGATTTCTACTCGGGCATCATCTTCCGCGCACTCGGCATCCCTGTGAGCATGTTCACGGTGATCTTCGCCATCGCGCGCACGGTGGGCTGGATCTCGCAGTGGACCGAGATGATCGAGGACCCGCAGTCCAAGATCGGCCGTCCGCGCCAGCTCTACAGCGGCCAGACGGAGCGGCCCTACCTGCCGCTGCATTCGCGCAAGTAG